One part of the Hydra vulgaris chromosome 01, alternate assembly HydraT2T_AEP genome encodes these proteins:
- the LOC136074374 gene encoding uncharacterized protein LOC136074374: protein MINKPTRVTKTTTSIIDNIITNNIIDNTKTKIQSGIIKTDLTDHFPVFLIINSATLENKVKTKTQSKKNYYSSLLNKTFGNARKTWNVIKEITGVGIVKSDNLPNRLQRDDNRGDAFVNKEIAETFNSFFINIGKKLAGAIPEGKKSFKFFLKKSDSFMEESELLIDELRLAISMLKTNKSAGLDEVNPDVVKAVSDIIEKPLFKIFNLSLKNGIFPDQLKLAKKIPIYKGGDDSIKSNYRPISILSCFSKILERIMHNRLKKYDKAKNLITDFEQLSTFVLIIIQTKLLEPINVVSKEMQDPREGLEKLFGKLSSLKPQLQVCDLANVLSKILRKVVIHVPNVVTFGLPLYIYFVYLTWKTDCNLLTRKFVNINLPIFQYLQALLDFPFTGTCVVTDFKKNLTDVNAVFMSLLISNDIADTESKLKYL from the exons ATGATTAATAAGCCAACACGTGTGACTAAAACAACTACATCTATTatcgataatattattactaataatattatcgATAATACAAAGACTAAAATACAAAGtggtattattaaaacagatTTAACTGATCACTTTCCAGTTTTTCTGATAATAAATTCTGCAACCCTTgagaataaagtaaaaacaaaaacg caatccaaaaaaaattactactcttcgttacttaataaaacatttggaaaTGCAAGGAAAACATGgaatgtaattaaagaaataacaggaGTGGGAATTGTGAAAAGTGATAATCTTCCAAATAGATTGCAAAGAGATGATAATAGAGGAGATgcttttgttaataaagaaattgctgaaacatttaatagcttttttataaatatagggaaAAAGCTTGCCGGTGCAATTCCTGagggaaaaaaatcatttaaattttttttgaaaaaatctgatTCCTTCATGGAGGAGTCGGAGCTTTTAATTGATGAACTTCGACTAGCAATTAGTAtgctgaaaacaaataaaagtgcGGGTCTGGATGAAGTTAACCCTGATGTTGTAAAAGCGGTCTCAGATATTATAGAGAAacctctttttaaaatttttaatctttccctaaaaaacggcatttttcctgaccaactaaaattagcaaaaaaaattccgATATACAAAGGCGGTGATGACTCAATAAAATCtaactacagaccaatttccATACTTTCTTGTTTTTCCAAAATACTAGAGCGTATTATGCACAACAGACT aaaaaaatatgataaagctaaaaatttgattactgATTTTGAACAACTTTCaacatttgttttgataataataCAAACTAAGTTACTAGAACCCATAAATGTAGTCTCAAAAGAGATGCAAGACCCTCGTGAAGGTTTAGAGAAACTTTTTGGGAAGCTTTCATCACTCAAACCCCAATTGCAG GTGTGCGACTTGGCAAACGTGTTGAGCAAGATTTTGCGTAAAGTTGTTATTCATGTTCCTAATGTTGTTACATTTGGCTTACCTTTAT atatatattttgtgtatttaacatggaaaactgactgtaatttgtTGACACGAAAGTTTGTAAACATAAATCTGCCTatatttca GTATTTGCAGGCTTTACTTGACTTTCCTTTTACTGGTACTTGTGTTGtcacagattttaaaaagaacttaactGATGTTAATGCGGTCTTTATGTCGTTACTTATAAGCAATGACATTGCTGATACGGAgtcaaagttaaaatatttatag